One Umboniibacter marinipuniceus DNA window includes the following coding sequences:
- a CDS encoding NADH:flavin oxidoreductase, translated as MAELNTPLTIAGKVLSNRFSLAALTNLQSHVDGTLTDDEYNWLVHRAEGGFAMVHTCAAQVSQTGKGFDGQLGLYDDRHLDGLKRLASGLKKAGAMSIVQLHHAGMRTPPQFAKGQAVAPSDIEKYQARALTNAEVWDEIACFISAAERCQRAGFDGVEVHGAHGYLIAQFLSASINSRTDEFGGSLTARSKMLNEVIKGIRERCGKDFVVGVRLSPERFGVELSEMQQVAQQICGDHEIDYLDMSLWDVKATVADGDKAGQRLIDCFTKLDLSGVPLGVAGKIYSAEDAQWCLDQGADFVLPGRAAILHHDFPLRCQDKQFVSQSLPVSRAYLAAEKLGPAFIDYMATWEGFVANP; from the coding sequence ATGGCTGAGCTGAATACCCCGCTAACCATCGCGGGAAAAGTTTTATCCAATCGATTCTCGTTGGCGGCGCTGACGAATCTACAGAGTCATGTGGACGGAACGCTAACTGACGATGAATACAATTGGCTCGTACATCGCGCTGAAGGCGGTTTTGCAATGGTTCATACTTGCGCTGCCCAGGTGTCCCAAACAGGAAAAGGCTTTGATGGCCAGTTGGGGCTCTACGATGATAGACATCTTGACGGGCTGAAACGTCTCGCTTCGGGGCTCAAAAAGGCGGGGGCAATGTCTATCGTGCAGTTGCACCATGCGGGAATGCGAACACCGCCTCAATTTGCGAAGGGGCAAGCGGTAGCCCCTTCGGACATAGAGAAATATCAGGCGAGAGCGCTGACGAATGCGGAGGTCTGGGACGAGATAGCGTGTTTCATTAGCGCGGCGGAACGTTGCCAGCGCGCTGGCTTCGACGGGGTTGAAGTACACGGTGCACACGGATATTTGATCGCCCAATTCCTCAGTGCCAGCATCAATAGTCGTACCGATGAGTTTGGTGGCAGTTTGACCGCGCGAAGTAAGATGCTTAATGAAGTCATTAAGGGGATACGCGAGCGTTGCGGTAAGGACTTTGTGGTTGGGGTGAGACTTTCCCCTGAGCGATTTGGCGTGGAGTTAAGCGAAATGCAACAAGTCGCTCAACAAATCTGTGGTGACCACGAAATTGACTATCTCGATATGTCGTTATGGGACGTAAAGGCCACCGTTGCGGACGGGGATAAAGCGGGTCAAAGACTTATTGATTGCTTCACTAAGCTCGATCTATCGGGTGTGCCGTTGGGCGTCGCAGGGAAGATTTACAGTGCCGAAGATGCTCAGTGGTGTTTGGATCAAGGTGCAGATTTTGTGCTACCCGGCCGAGCGGCCATCCTGCATCATGATTTCCCGCTGCGCTGTCAGGATAAGCAATTTGTGAGTCAGTCATTGCCGGTTAGCAGAGCGTATTTGGCGGCTGAAAAGCTGGGGCCCGCATTTATTGACTATATGGCGACATGGGAAGGTTTTGTTGCCAACCCATGA
- the pbpC gene encoding penicillin-binding protein 1C yields the protein MKNIRNRRLKFILGLCAGLMVTALLADQLFPLALPEQRSSYSRLVVDRNGLPLRAFPDENGIWRHEVELAQVSPRYLEALLTYEDQYFYLHPGVNPISLLRAAQQWIAAGEIVSGGSTITMQVARLLHPHPRSLLGKTQQILRALQLEWHLSKDEILSLYLNYAPFGGNFEGIEAASQQYLRKSSSELRDSEAALLAVLPQSPTRFRPDRHPEVARAARDKVIDRLVNFGVWSATEATTAKQEGVISWPLSRQTVAPLLSLRLSQRHPHTIVPTFIDAPLQQRVQSLASRHANRWGRETNAAVLIVSNHQSEVISYVGSAKYADPNSAGFVDMVPAIRSPGSTLKPLLFALALDETLIHSESLFVDAPRLNTDYQPENFNTGYMGPVSAASALRLSLNIPFVQLIEAYGSQRFADQLAHVQTPLVFNAASPNPSIILGGAGTSLASLASLYGAINNNGLVTPLRYSALDPAVAPRRLISPEAAWISYSVLAAQPLPTLNGPRQQDPLNPIAWKSGTSWGNRDAWAIGVNADYTVAVWLGRADSSPIANLMGAQAAGPLMTQVFAQLASAEHAPDRPATVLSRDICWPDGRAVEQTEHCVSRREALTIEGVTPRTLNSDLPGEFLIANRPLWVNAAGTRRLLAHCLNHRAQRLSIPIWPDSAAGLLPPEFITPIPALSQHCASPLQAHNSPHSALRVEGVQSGETFRLLNGEAIKLAINIPNAITPVDWILDGALLSNDSASLSLSLSNQLLGEHRLLIIDSQGRHQSINFSVR from the coding sequence GTGAAGAACATAAGGAATCGAAGGCTTAAGTTTATCTTAGGTCTTTGCGCCGGGCTTATGGTCACGGCGCTGTTGGCGGACCAACTGTTTCCACTTGCTCTGCCAGAGCAACGAAGCTCTTATAGTAGACTGGTAGTTGATCGCAATGGGCTGCCACTTCGGGCATTTCCGGACGAAAACGGTATCTGGCGCCATGAAGTTGAATTAGCACAGGTCAGCCCACGCTACCTCGAGGCGCTGCTCACCTACGAGGATCAATACTTTTACCTTCACCCCGGTGTAAACCCGATTAGTCTACTTCGAGCTGCACAACAGTGGATAGCGGCGGGAGAAATCGTTTCCGGCGGTTCCACCATCACCATGCAAGTGGCTCGTCTACTTCACCCCCATCCTCGAAGCCTTCTAGGAAAGACGCAACAGATTCTTCGCGCCCTGCAGTTGGAATGGCACTTGAGTAAAGACGAGATCCTTAGCCTGTATTTAAACTACGCGCCCTTCGGCGGAAATTTTGAAGGGATTGAAGCGGCAAGTCAGCAATATCTAAGAAAATCGAGTAGCGAGCTAAGAGATTCTGAGGCGGCGCTACTTGCAGTGCTTCCGCAATCACCTACGCGTTTCCGCCCCGATCGCCATCCTGAAGTAGCACGAGCCGCTAGAGACAAAGTGATTGACCGCTTAGTTAATTTTGGCGTTTGGAGTGCTACCGAAGCAACCACCGCGAAGCAGGAGGGAGTGATTAGCTGGCCCCTATCGCGCCAAACCGTTGCCCCGTTGTTGAGCCTCCGACTCTCCCAACGCCATCCGCACACAATCGTTCCCACTTTTATTGATGCTCCACTGCAGCAACGCGTACAAAGTTTAGCCTCACGACACGCAAACCGCTGGGGGCGCGAAACTAACGCGGCAGTATTAATTGTTAGTAATCATCAGAGCGAAGTGATTAGCTATGTGGGCAGTGCTAAGTATGCTGATCCTAATAGTGCCGGCTTCGTCGATATGGTACCCGCCATTCGTTCTCCTGGCTCTACCCTAAAGCCGCTACTATTCGCGCTGGCGCTAGACGAGACCTTGATTCATAGTGAAAGCCTGTTTGTTGATGCGCCGCGTCTGAATACCGACTATCAGCCCGAAAATTTTAATACCGGATACATGGGGCCAGTTAGCGCGGCAAGCGCACTCCGACTATCGCTCAATATCCCGTTTGTGCAGCTCATCGAAGCCTACGGTTCGCAGCGCTTTGCTGACCAATTAGCTCACGTCCAGACGCCTTTAGTTTTCAATGCGGCGTCCCCCAATCCGTCCATCATCCTTGGTGGCGCTGGTACGTCATTAGCCTCGCTTGCCTCACTTTACGGGGCGATCAACAACAACGGTTTGGTAACGCCTTTACGCTACTCTGCACTCGACCCCGCTGTCGCCCCACGCAGACTTATTTCTCCCGAAGCAGCATGGATTAGCTATTCGGTTTTGGCTGCTCAGCCGCTGCCCACACTGAATGGGCCGCGCCAACAAGATCCTCTCAACCCCATTGCCTGGAAGTCTGGGACAAGCTGGGGGAATCGGGATGCGTGGGCAATTGGCGTTAACGCGGACTATACCGTTGCCGTGTGGCTCGGCAGAGCTGATTCCAGCCCCATCGCCAACCTAATGGGAGCTCAAGCTGCGGGGCCGTTGATGACTCAAGTCTTTGCCCAGCTCGCAAGCGCTGAACACGCTCCAGATAGACCCGCCACAGTATTAAGTCGCGATATCTGCTGGCCAGACGGACGTGCCGTTGAACAAACGGAGCACTGTGTTAGTCGTCGCGAGGCACTCACGATTGAAGGTGTTACGCCGCGTACGTTGAACAGTGATCTACCGGGCGAATTCCTCATTGCGAATCGCCCACTGTGGGTCAATGCGGCCGGCACAAGGCGGCTACTTGCACACTGTTTAAACCATCGCGCGCAGCGCCTTTCAATCCCCATTTGGCCCGATAGCGCTGCGGGGCTGCTGCCTCCGGAATTCATCACGCCCATTCCAGCGCTCAGTCAGCACTGCGCCTCACCGCTGCAAGCTCACAATAGCCCTCACTCAGCCCTTCGCGTGGAAGGGGTCCAATCGGGCGAGACCTTTCGCCTGCTCAATGGCGAAGCTATCAAGCTCGCCATCAACATCCCCAACGCCATCACGCCGGTTGATTGGATTCTGGACGGCGCACTGCTGTCCAATGACTCCGCTTCACTATCCTTGAGCCTCTCCAACCAACTCCTTGGCGAACACCGACTACTCATCATTGATTCCCAAGGTAGACACCAGTCCATCAATTTCTCTGTACGCTAG
- a CDS encoding PH domain-containing protein has product MSSESTPSIDGEWHRISPIAVVFFLAKTLKQLGGQFIYLIPAFLILGKSIKENPGVTIPSIIGILLLLICFAVASFLVYRYRLTNDTIEIRSGIFNKTQTHLPFTRIQNIRFEQPIYYRISDYCCMQLDTAGSAKNEAKLIAIKMDHAIALKETILGARAAADVPTTADGTEANPAETQTQELILNRRSVGDLVIHGLTNNRIWIFLGAAAPLFDEFADSIGSAFSYIGIDLQQLFDVDAQGYAVVALAALSFTMIAMMILALFSVAGSILTYYGYTLSRAGQRYIRRSGLLTKHEVALPLRRLQSIEFKQDWLDLLLKRVNLTFKQNQTGNPGQPGVETNSKLIVPSVFPEEAFDLANDAMPGTQLNRAAFKPIHRRFIISKMLFMWIPISLLASAIVWLNSDWLKAIEVFGAIVFIGALVSYLRWRRWGFGGDEQFVYIRKGFIGVSYKCFERHKLQQISQSQSWFMRRRNLCKIQFVLASGSISVPYLPVADAVDLVDGSLYITESSGKSWM; this is encoded by the coding sequence ATGAGCAGTGAGTCAACACCGAGTATCGATGGCGAGTGGCACCGAATATCACCCATCGCGGTAGTCTTCTTCTTAGCGAAAACCCTAAAGCAGCTGGGCGGTCAGTTTATCTATCTGATCCCGGCTTTCCTTATATTAGGAAAGAGCATCAAAGAAAATCCAGGAGTGACCATACCGAGTATCATTGGGATATTACTGCTATTAATTTGTTTTGCCGTAGCCAGTTTCTTGGTGTATCGCTATCGTCTCACCAACGATACCATTGAAATTCGTTCAGGTATTTTCAACAAGACGCAAACCCACCTGCCCTTCACACGCATTCAAAACATTCGCTTTGAGCAGCCCATTTATTATCGTATTTCCGATTACTGCTGCATGCAGCTAGATACGGCAGGTTCAGCCAAGAATGAAGCCAAGCTCATCGCTATTAAAATGGATCATGCTATTGCTCTCAAAGAGACCATTTTAGGCGCTAGAGCTGCAGCTGACGTACCAACAACCGCTGACGGCACTGAAGCCAACCCAGCGGAAACGCAAACTCAAGAACTTATACTTAACCGTCGTTCGGTTGGGGACCTCGTTATCCACGGCTTAACCAATAACCGAATCTGGATCTTCCTCGGCGCGGCGGCTCCCTTATTCGATGAGTTCGCCGATTCAATCGGTAGCGCCTTCAGCTACATTGGCATTGATTTGCAGCAACTCTTCGATGTTGACGCTCAAGGCTATGCGGTCGTCGCGCTGGCCGCGCTTAGCTTCACTATGATTGCCATGATGATTCTAGCGTTATTCTCGGTGGCCGGATCAATCCTCACCTACTATGGCTATACGCTGTCACGCGCCGGTCAACGCTATATCCGTCGCTCAGGATTGCTCACTAAGCATGAAGTGGCCCTGCCGCTGCGTAGATTACAATCCATTGAATTCAAACAGGATTGGTTGGATCTTTTATTAAAGCGAGTAAACCTAACCTTTAAACAGAATCAAACCGGAAACCCTGGACAGCCGGGAGTAGAAACTAATAGCAAGTTGATTGTGCCCTCGGTTTTTCCAGAGGAAGCCTTCGACTTAGCCAATGATGCAATGCCTGGCACACAACTTAATCGCGCGGCCTTCAAACCTATTCATCGCCGCTTCATTATCAGCAAAATGCTCTTTATGTGGATACCGATTAGCCTGTTGGCGAGCGCGATTGTTTGGCTTAATAGTGACTGGTTAAAGGCCATTGAAGTGTTTGGCGCCATCGTTTTCATTGGGGCGCTCGTGAGCTACTTACGTTGGCGTAGATGGGGGTTCGGCGGTGACGAACAATTCGTTTACATTCGAAAAGGCTTCATTGGGGTGAGCTATAAATGTTTCGAACGTCACAAGTTGCAGCAAATCAGTCAGTCGCAAAGTTGGTTCATGCGTCGTCGTAATCTCTGTAAGATCCAGTTTGTATTAGCATCGGGAAGCATCAGCGTACCCTATTTACCGGTAGCTGATGCGGTAGATCTCGTAGATGGTTCACTTTACATTACCGAGTCTTCTGGCAAGTCTTGGATGTAA
- a CDS encoding PH domain-containing protein: protein MEFHNGVLSPESLPQISQLSFTPVERSYIKIRRLITAVVVIVCLVLTAVAWLVIPDLLPAAGIPAKIITGALTFISTLIAVYCWLADPKKCFALREHDLSYQSGLIVRKTVTQPITRVQHVEVKQGPIERRYDLACLLAYSAGGHMHTFVILGLRFEVAKQMRAFILEHKEAVRDEQ from the coding sequence ATGGAGTTTCATAACGGCGTTTTATCGCCAGAATCATTACCACAAATTAGTCAACTCTCCTTCACGCCCGTAGAACGAAGCTACATAAAGATTCGACGCCTTATCACCGCTGTTGTGGTGATTGTCTGCCTGGTGTTAACGGCCGTAGCATGGTTGGTCATTCCTGACCTACTCCCCGCGGCGGGAATTCCAGCGAAGATTATCACCGGCGCATTAACATTCATCAGCACCCTCATCGCGGTTTATTGTTGGTTAGCTGACCCTAAAAAATGCTTCGCCTTGCGCGAACATGACCTGAGCTATCAGTCCGGATTAATTGTACGCAAGACGGTTACTCAACCTATTACCCGAGTACAACATGTAGAAGTAAAACAGGGGCCTATCGAGCGTCGATACGACCTAGCCTGCCTGTTGGCTTATAGCGCCGGCGGGCACATGCACACCTTCGTGATTCTGGGATTGCGGTTCGAAGTAGCAAAGCAAATGCGAGCCTTTATTCTTGAACACAAGGAGGCTGTTCGCGATGAGCAGTGA
- a CDS encoding alpha-2-macroglobulin family protein → MKILMQLSLLFALLASLGCDNTTDSPPHSAQGSNDNPEVLASDHSASLFADVPLRVIAMSEVQQGNINVIELKLSTPLADQRLREQIILSPNAGEAVLSADGMRVQFRDVAPNTNYQYRILASLTAENGTTLAATQKGEFQSQPMPSSVRFDAQGAIVNLRSVDSLILHSTNLEFADLNVYRIKDDHLGSFFSDLDRFLDGASRYLRNADKQAAIEHLNSQRIELPQGNNTRHEVGVGLNTLADFDRSGIYLLTARGPGDLDFQSAMWLSVSHIGLQLRNFDERVEIFAQEIDGGKAIEGVEITRLNYNNESQSTAVTDQHGYAGFAHSEGRGSFFIARHQNAVSVIQLYRNSYDLSDKLQGLEYHQPQVQYAYFPRDLYRPGETVHFSLLAKDHDGHTLTSKQLLEVFDARGAEFATVAKRPNEFGYIQLAIELPEDAVAGYWGIRVDGGANTAYINFQVEEFLPETLEITWNNGQDAPAWALTETIDSPLQIPVLGQFLYGAPASGNRLTTSAVIRPSVRPLKNWPDYYFGNNDVGSLYLDLPEQNLDAAGVTSTELSLATLENAKVDVASLTSPALMSLSYSLFESSGRSIDRQYDVILWPKPFFVGIDPQFDAGRVPENSIAEFVLGRFDVRGEQVSEGLAKIQLIREERTGFWRHSAQRGWQYVRQDNEYLMFDGQYDFDNTATLQLPVEWGTYRLEVTDESGGLTRIRFQAGSDWYNRWMNQASLQDPEAITINLNGDGFEAGTEFIAQISSPIRGAGLWVLEADQILAKGHFDITDSTSEIRVTIPSGVDRHDLYLSAFVVSPEGDYERVRKRAFGLQHVPLDRHNQQLGLRIDTPENWLPDQNNSLSLQVINASGEAYSGPAQVTVSAVDVGALSLTDYRIEDPFAALYGPKRYAATSVSDIYGWVLEPSTLVNAPIHWGGDLMMSAARVDMQDDESLRGAERAKSSPTIATWFSGPVNVTNGSATIDVEVPDFNGALLLTAHGFGERAVGYVQQRVTVSSPVVIDFAQPRFLAHGDQLEGIIDLRNLRHEGGDLQLNIHAEGALTMTEINQTISLDRGATSQLRLPISTAKAGTEGTIVVALTGEDLNIERRWPISLRGIQNPRANFAHALVEAGGSVALPRSLLTDLQTEDLRSWLQISAQPDFGQLENWTYLVDYEYACLEQTTSRLRPWLSASSTQLNALAASESERSDMFEASLLRYRELQHPSGGFQLWPSSSNESPWLTVYAADALLTLRSAGTNVPESLIKPVIERLRSYALNRAQLDDLGYSQNPNALDASVKSYAAYVLAREGLLALGPIRDLRDRQGLSLRTPISVVHLALALRLSGDSAAADALLQQTLPHTVRPESYMGDYGSKLRDQAAVYQLLQRHDLLASVDATARFNDLFQTFRDQQWLNTQERAQLLSLSLENSGSTAWEAEVSGTDFSGLQRGDRGQRWRLSNTPLETVVSNPSSEPIFVSFAASGVATPEALAKDPVRVQLDYYLIENGQYRRLTEADEVASGSLVYAQVKAWSGQRVHDAMLISLLPAGFELVNPRLPNSPTLDELNVAGLSAGNNLYPEHEAYRDDRFVSTFDLRSDREIQTGYLLRATTPGSFQVPITLLESMYQPEVRGQTRPLNRLIIQ, encoded by the coding sequence ATGAAGATCCTAATGCAGCTTAGTCTCCTATTTGCACTCCTTGCTTCGCTCGGTTGTGACAACACTACAGACTCCCCACCCCACTCAGCCCAGGGAAGCAATGATAACCCTGAGGTCTTGGCGTCTGATCACTCAGCTAGCTTATTTGCCGATGTCCCATTAAGAGTGATCGCAATGTCCGAAGTCCAGCAAGGCAACATCAACGTTATCGAACTGAAGCTGAGTACACCATTGGCCGATCAGCGTTTAAGAGAACAGATTATTCTGAGTCCTAACGCCGGCGAAGCGGTGTTAAGCGCTGATGGGATGCGTGTGCAATTTCGCGATGTAGCGCCCAACACCAACTATCAGTACCGAATTTTGGCCTCCCTCACGGCCGAAAATGGCACCACATTAGCGGCAACGCAAAAGGGCGAATTTCAGTCTCAACCCATGCCTTCTTCAGTTCGCTTTGACGCCCAGGGTGCCATTGTTAATCTGCGCTCAGTCGACAGCTTGATCCTTCACAGCACTAATCTCGAATTTGCCGACCTCAATGTATACCGAATAAAAGATGATCATTTGGGCAGTTTTTTCTCAGACTTGGATCGCTTCCTAGATGGCGCTAGCCGCTATCTAAGGAATGCAGACAAACAAGCCGCCATTGAGCATCTCAACAGTCAGCGAATTGAACTACCTCAAGGGAACAATACACGCCATGAGGTAGGCGTCGGGCTAAATACGCTCGCTGACTTCGACCGCTCCGGTATCTATCTACTCACCGCGAGAGGTCCCGGTGATTTAGATTTTCAGAGTGCAATGTGGCTCAGTGTTTCGCACATTGGTCTCCAACTACGTAATTTCGATGAGCGGGTGGAGATCTTTGCTCAAGAGATCGATGGTGGCAAGGCGATCGAAGGCGTGGAGATTACTCGCCTAAACTATAACAACGAGAGCCAATCTACGGCGGTGACCGACCAACACGGTTACGCAGGCTTCGCCCATAGCGAGGGTCGCGGAAGCTTCTTCATTGCCCGTCATCAAAATGCCGTCAGCGTCATTCAACTTTACCGCAACAGTTATGATCTCAGCGATAAACTTCAAGGCCTCGAGTACCACCAGCCTCAGGTTCAGTATGCGTACTTCCCTAGGGACCTCTACCGCCCGGGTGAGACGGTTCATTTCTCCCTACTGGCAAAGGATCATGACGGCCATACTCTCACTAGCAAGCAACTGCTTGAAGTCTTCGATGCGCGTGGTGCTGAGTTTGCAACCGTGGCCAAAAGACCTAATGAGTTTGGTTACATTCAGCTAGCCATTGAGCTTCCAGAAGATGCGGTAGCGGGTTATTGGGGTATCCGTGTTGATGGTGGTGCCAACACCGCCTACATCAATTTCCAAGTAGAAGAATTTTTGCCTGAAACACTTGAGATAACTTGGAACAACGGCCAAGACGCGCCTGCGTGGGCACTAACGGAAACGATTGATTCGCCGCTGCAGATCCCGGTTTTAGGGCAGTTCCTGTATGGTGCTCCCGCCAGCGGCAATCGATTAACAACGAGTGCGGTAATACGCCCTAGCGTTCGCCCCCTCAAAAACTGGCCTGACTACTACTTCGGCAACAATGACGTTGGCTCACTCTATTTGGACCTTCCAGAACAAAATTTAGACGCTGCGGGGGTAACATCAACGGAGCTGAGTCTCGCCACACTGGAGAACGCCAAGGTCGACGTTGCATCACTAACCAGCCCAGCATTGATGAGTCTAAGTTACAGTTTATTTGAAAGCAGCGGCCGAAGCATCGACCGTCAATATGACGTAATCCTTTGGCCTAAGCCTTTTTTCGTTGGTATCGACCCTCAATTCGACGCGGGTCGTGTCCCTGAAAACAGTATTGCCGAGTTTGTATTAGGTCGGTTCGACGTCAGAGGTGAACAAGTTTCCGAGGGTTTGGCAAAGATTCAGTTAATTCGCGAAGAGCGAACTGGATTCTGGCGTCACAGTGCTCAACGCGGTTGGCAATATGTTCGTCAGGACAATGAGTATCTCATGTTTGACGGCCAGTACGACTTTGACAACACCGCAACGCTGCAGCTCCCCGTTGAGTGGGGTACGTATCGTCTTGAAGTGACTGACGAAAGCGGAGGATTAACCCGCATCCGTTTTCAAGCGGGCTCCGACTGGTATAACCGCTGGATGAATCAGGCCAGCTTACAGGACCCGGAAGCCATTACCATTAACCTCAACGGTGATGGCTTCGAGGCTGGCACAGAGTTCATTGCGCAGATTAGCAGCCCGATTCGCGGTGCTGGCTTGTGGGTCCTAGAAGCCGATCAAATCCTAGCGAAGGGACATTTTGATATCACGGATTCCACCAGCGAAATCCGAGTCACTATTCCCTCGGGCGTTGATCGCCATGACCTTTATTTAAGTGCCTTTGTGGTCTCCCCAGAAGGTGATTATGAGCGAGTTAGGAAGCGCGCCTTCGGCCTTCAGCACGTTCCCCTAGATCGTCACAACCAACAGCTCGGCCTGCGTATAGATACGCCTGAAAACTGGCTTCCCGATCAGAATAATTCACTGTCTTTGCAAGTTATCAATGCCAGCGGTGAAGCCTATAGCGGTCCCGCTCAAGTCACTGTTAGCGCCGTGGATGTTGGCGCCTTGTCACTGACAGATTATCGTATCGAAGACCCCTTCGCTGCGCTATACGGCCCTAAACGGTATGCTGCAACCAGCGTGTCCGATATATACGGTTGGGTACTGGAGCCCAGTACTCTGGTCAACGCGCCCATTCATTGGGGTGGAGACCTCATGATGTCAGCGGCCCGCGTTGATATGCAGGATGACGAAAGCTTGCGCGGCGCGGAACGCGCCAAGTCGTCGCCCACGATTGCCACCTGGTTTAGCGGTCCCGTTAACGTCACCAACGGAAGCGCCACCATTGATGTTGAAGTACCTGATTTTAATGGCGCGCTATTACTCACCGCACACGGTTTTGGCGAACGCGCGGTGGGCTATGTGCAGCAACGTGTAACCGTTTCTTCGCCCGTTGTAATCGACTTCGCTCAGCCGCGATTTCTAGCCCATGGCGATCAGTTAGAGGGAATTATCGATCTACGCAACCTTCGCCATGAAGGTGGTGATCTACAGCTAAATATTCACGCCGAAGGTGCGCTGACGATGACGGAGATCAATCAAACAATCTCCTTAGATCGCGGAGCGACGTCGCAGCTTCGCCTACCTATCAGTACTGCTAAGGCGGGAACTGAAGGTACTATCGTTGTCGCATTAACGGGTGAAGACCTTAATATTGAACGCCGCTGGCCTATTTCCCTGCGCGGCATTCAAAACCCGCGGGCCAATTTCGCTCACGCGCTGGTTGAGGCGGGTGGCTCAGTAGCACTGCCGCGGTCTTTGTTGACCGACTTACAGACCGAGGACCTAAGGAGCTGGCTGCAAATTAGCGCTCAGCCAGACTTCGGGCAATTAGAGAATTGGACTTACCTTGTTGACTACGAGTATGCCTGCTTGGAGCAAACAACCAGCCGATTACGCCCCTGGCTAAGCGCCTCGTCAACGCAACTTAACGCTTTAGCTGCTAGCGAATCTGAGCGCAGCGACATGTTCGAAGCGAGCTTGCTGCGCTACCGCGAACTCCAGCATCCAAGTGGTGGCTTCCAACTTTGGCCCTCTTCCAGCAACGAGTCTCCGTGGCTCACCGTTTATGCCGCCGACGCACTGCTAACCTTACGTTCGGCCGGAACAAACGTCCCCGAGTCGCTCATTAAGCCAGTGATAGAAAGGCTGCGTAGTTACGCCCTGAACAGAGCTCAGCTTGATGACCTTGGTTATAGTCAGAACCCCAATGCCTTAGACGCCAGCGTAAAGAGCTACGCGGCCTATGTCTTGGCCAGAGAGGGGTTACTAGCGTTGGGACCAATTCGTGACCTTCGTGATCGACAAGGACTTTCGCTACGAACACCCATCAGCGTTGTCCATCTAGCACTAGCGTTGCGGCTAAGCGGAGACTCAGCGGCAGCCGACGCGTTACTACAACAAACACTCCCGCACACCGTGAGGCCGGAGAGCTATATGGGAGACTACGGCTCTAAGCTACGAGACCAAGCTGCTGTGTATCAACTACTACAACGGCATGATCTGTTGGCTTCGGTTGATGCCACGGCACGCTTTAACGATCTATTCCAAACGTTCCGTGATCAACAATGGCTTAACACCCAAGAGCGCGCGCAGTTACTAAGCTTAAGTTTAGAAAACAGCGGCTCAACAGCTTGGGAAGCCGAGGTGAGTGGTACCGATTTTTCAGGGTTACAACGCGGTGATCGCGGTCAACGCTGGCGTCTCTCGAATACCCCACTAGAGACTGTGGTTAGCAATCCTAGCTCGGAACCCATATTTGTTAGCTTTGCGGCCTCGGGGGTTGCCACGCCTGAGGCGCTTGCGAAGGACCCTGTGCGGGTTCAGCTTGATTACTATCTCATCGAAAATGGCCAGTATCGCCGGTTAACAGAAGCCGATGAAGTGGCGAGCGGCTCGTTGGTTTACGCGCAAGTTAAAGCTTGGTCTGGGCAGAGAGTCCACGACGCGATGCTAATTTCTCTGCTCCCTGCTGGCTTCGAACTGGTGAATCCACGCTTGCCGAATTCACCAACACTCGATGAGCTTAACGTAGCGGGACTCTCCGCTGGCAACAATTTATACCCTGAGCATGAAGCATATCGTGATGACCGTTTCGTCAGTACTTTCGATCTTCGCTCGGATAGGGAAATACAAACTGGCTATCTACTCAGGGCCACCACACCGGGTAGCTTCCAGGTACCGATAACACTTCTTGAGTCCATGTATCAACCTGAGGTGCGCGGCCAGACTAGGCCGCTGAATAGGCTAATTATTCAGTGA